A portion of the uncultured Draconibacterium sp. genome contains these proteins:
- a CDS encoding ABC-F family ATP-binding cassette domain-containing protein, protein MISIDKINLSFGGFELFKEISFLVNPKDRIGLIGKNGAGKSTLLKILTGTETPTAGVVAVPKETSIGYLPQQMKVSDTRTLKDEVTQAFEELLTIEKKIARLNQEIAESEDYHSDEYLKKLDHVTEFNERYQLMGGDNYEAELEQTLMGLGFERSDFDRMTSEFSGGWRMRVELAKLLLKKPDVFLLDEPTNHLDIESIQWLEDFLKTYSGAVILVSHDKAFLDAVCNRTIEISLGKITDQKMNYTRFMDWKAEQKEINLAAYNNQQKLIDETERFIERFRYKASKAVQVQSRVKQLEKLDRIEIEEEDKSALKINFPPAPRSGRVVVEAKHISKYYDSLHVLDDIDLTIENGDKVAFVGRNGEGKTTLARIIMNELEHSGTMKLGHNVKIGYFAQNQAQLLNGELTVFETIDEIAVGDIRTKIRDILAAFLFRGEDIDKKVKVLSGGEKSRLAMIRLMLEPVNFLILDEPTNHLDMRSKEILKNALANFTGTVLVVSHDRDFLDGLVNCIYEFRNKKAKQHLGGIFDFLYRKKMESLKELESKKQNSKAAKIVTSEKQKNELSFEEQKEINRTISKLEKSVTQTEEKIAELETKIEEMDKLLANPDNIDDHSVFEQYEQLKSDLEESMHDWENAHEELENWKAKKTW, encoded by the coding sequence ATGATCTCGATAGATAAAATAAATCTCAGTTTTGGAGGCTTTGAGCTATTTAAGGAAATCAGTTTTCTTGTAAATCCAAAAGACAGAATTGGTTTAATTGGTAAAAACGGAGCCGGAAAAAGCACCCTGTTGAAAATTCTAACAGGCACCGAAACTCCTACTGCAGGCGTGGTTGCTGTTCCGAAAGAAACAAGCATTGGCTATTTACCACAGCAAATGAAGGTTTCGGACACACGTACGCTAAAAGATGAGGTAACACAGGCATTTGAGGAACTTTTAACTATAGAAAAGAAAATTGCCCGCTTAAACCAGGAAATAGCAGAAAGCGAAGACTATCATTCAGATGAATATTTGAAAAAGCTGGACCATGTAACTGAATTCAACGAGCGCTACCAGCTTATGGGCGGAGATAATTACGAAGCTGAACTGGAGCAAACGCTTATGGGCCTTGGTTTCGAAAGATCTGATTTCGACCGAATGACCTCAGAATTTAGCGGCGGTTGGCGAATGCGTGTTGAGCTGGCAAAACTGTTACTAAAAAAGCCCGATGTTTTTTTACTGGATGAGCCCACCAATCACCTCGATATTGAATCGATACAATGGCTCGAAGATTTTCTGAAAACATACAGTGGCGCGGTTATTCTGGTTTCGCACGATAAAGCATTTCTTGATGCTGTTTGCAATCGCACCATAGAAATTTCGCTGGGTAAGATTACCGATCAGAAAATGAACTACACCAGGTTCATGGATTGGAAAGCTGAACAAAAGGAAATAAATTTGGCAGCCTACAACAATCAGCAAAAATTGATTGATGAAACGGAACGTTTTATTGAACGTTTCAGATACAAGGCATCAAAAGCCGTGCAGGTTCAATCGAGAGTGAAGCAACTGGAAAAGCTCGATCGGATTGAAATTGAAGAAGAAGATAAGTCGGCACTAAAAATAAACTTTCCTCCGGCACCGCGTTCGGGGCGAGTTGTGGTTGAAGCCAAACACATCAGCAAATATTACGACTCGCTGCATGTGCTCGATGATATTGACCTTACCATTGAAAATGGAGACAAAGTGGCATTTGTAGGCCGTAATGGAGAAGGAAAAACCACGCTTGCCCGGATTATTATGAATGAGCTTGAACACAGCGGTACAATGAAACTGGGGCATAATGTAAAAATTGGTTATTTTGCCCAAAATCAGGCACAGCTGCTAAACGGAGAACTTACAGTTTTTGAAACCATAGATGAGATTGCTGTTGGCGATATCCGTACAAAAATCAGGGATATTTTAGCTGCGTTTTTATTCCGTGGCGAAGACATCGACAAAAAAGTAAAAGTACTGAGCGGTGGAGAAAAGTCGCGTTTGGCAATGATTCGCCTGATGCTGGAACCGGTCAATTTCCTTATTCTCGATGAGCCTACTAACCACCTTGATATGCGATCGAAAGAGATATTGAAAAATGCACTGGCTAATTTCACGGGAACAGTTCTTGTTGTTTCGCACGACCGCGACTTTTTGGATGGTTTAGTGAATTGTATTTATGAATTCAGAAATAAAAAGGCCAAACAACATTTGGGAGGTATTTTCGATTTCTTGTACCGCAAGAAAATGGAGTCGCTGAAAGAACTGGAAAGTAAGAAACAAAACTCAAAAGCGGCGAAAATTGTAACTTCGGAGAAACAAAAGAACGAGCTTTCGTTTGAAGAGCAAAAAGAAATTAACCGCACAATTTCAAAATTAGAAAAAAGCGTTACCCAAACCGAAGAGAAGATTGCGGAGCTTGAAACGAAAATTGAAGAAATGGACAAGCTGCTCGCCAATCCCGATAACATTGATGATCATTCGGTTTTTGAGCAATATGAACAGCTAAAATCAGATCTCGAAGAAAGCATGCATGATTGGGAAAATGCGCATGAAGAATTGGAAAATTGGAAGGCAAAAAAAACCTGGTAA
- the rlmB gene encoding 23S rRNA (guanosine(2251)-2'-O)-methyltransferase RlmB: MRQKGINKEDFLFGTRAVIEAIKNGKTIDKILIKKGLRNELISELQQLIKESEIAVQYVPIEKINRITRKNHQGVLAFISPIEFDNIETVIPGIYEEGLTPLLLVLDQITDVRNFGAIARSAECAGVQAIIIPEKGMARIGADAVKTSAGAIHNIPICKTNNLYHTVRYLKDSGIKVVAATEKGNKLYSDSDMKSPIAIVMGSEDTGVSAQILKLADEQLKIPILGQIESLNVSVSAALMVYEAVRQRNQA; the protein is encoded by the coding sequence ATGAGACAAAAAGGAATAAATAAAGAAGATTTTTTATTTGGAACAAGAGCAGTTATTGAAGCTATTAAAAACGGAAAAACAATAGACAAAATACTGATAAAAAAAGGCTTGCGAAATGAGCTGATTTCCGAACTTCAACAACTGATAAAAGAAAGTGAAATTGCTGTTCAGTATGTTCCTATTGAGAAGATAAATAGAATTACCAGGAAAAACCACCAAGGTGTTTTAGCCTTTATATCGCCAATTGAATTTGACAATATTGAAACCGTTATTCCGGGAATTTACGAAGAAGGCTTAACTCCTCTTCTACTTGTTTTAGACCAAATTACCGATGTGCGTAATTTTGGAGCTATTGCCCGTTCGGCAGAATGTGCGGGTGTGCAGGCTATAATTATTCCAGAAAAAGGCATGGCACGAATTGGTGCTGATGCCGTAAAAACATCGGCCGGAGCAATTCACAACATACCCATTTGCAAAACCAACAATCTTTATCACACCGTTCGTTATCTCAAAGACTCGGGTATAAAAGTGGTTGCAGCCACCGAAAAAGGCAACAAACTTTACAGCGACTCCGATATGAAATCGCCGATTGCCATTGTTATGGGATCAGAAGATACGGGTGTTTCTGCTCAAATTCTGAAACTTGCTGACGAACAATTAAAGATTCCAATTTTAGGACAAATCGAGTCTTTAAATGTTTCGGTATCTGCTGCGTTAATGGTTTACGAAGCAGTTAGGCAACGAAATCAGGCCTGA
- a CDS encoding Lrp/AsnC ligand binding domain-containing protein, which translates to MTLRNNLDDWDLKILDIITKNARIPFKDVAKEVGISRAAVHQRVNRMVDLEVIVGSGYHINPKKVDFKTCTYIGIFLEKGGLFSEVVKGLEEIPEIVECHYTTGAYAIFIKVYAKDNEHLKNILSGKIQKIHGVASTETFISLEESFKRTIPVQA; encoded by the coding sequence ATGACTTTAAGGAATAATTTAGACGACTGGGATTTAAAAATTCTGGATATAATCACAAAAAATGCAAGAATACCTTTTAAAGATGTTGCCAAAGAGGTAGGTATATCAAGGGCAGCAGTACACCAACGCGTAAACCGAATGGTTGATTTGGAGGTTATTGTTGGATCGGGCTACCATATTAATCCTAAAAAAGTCGATTTTAAAACCTGTACTTACATCGGAATCTTTCTCGAAAAGGGTGGTTTATTTAGTGAAGTGGTAAAAGGACTGGAAGAAATTCCAGAGATTGTAGAATGCCATTATACTACAGGTGCATATGCCATTTTTATTAAGGTTTATGCCAAGGATAACGAACACTTAAAAAACATCTTAAGCGGGAAAATCCAGAAAATTCATGGTGTTGCCAGTACCGAAACTTTTATTTCTCTTGAAGAGTCATTTAAGCGCACTATTCCTGTTCAGGCCTGA
- a CDS encoding ammonium transporter yields MKNSTSWWFILALLVIVAALGVIIPTGVAEIDTSNLDAGDTAWMLTATGLVLLMTPGLAFFYGGMTQSRNIISTMLQSYIAMGIVSVLWVVVGFSIAFGESIGAEGFGLFGNPLTYFMFRGVGGGTHPDFAPTFPFAVFAMFQLKFAIITPALITGSFAGRVRFRAYMLFMVLFIIFIYAPLAHWTWHPNGFLRNWGVLDFAGGTVVHMSAGFAALAGAMFLGRRKDANKEIKPANIPYILLGAGMLWFGWFGFNAGSALAADSVAASALVNTNTASAAAMLTWIFYDAAQGKKPSAVGAAIGLVVGLVAITPAAGFVNVGSSIFIGVIAAIISNYAITLRTKSKLDDTLDVFPAHGMGGITGMLFTAVFANEVGLIHGEVTTFLYHLLALVIVGVFTFGGSMLMYKITDMIVPLRISPHGEKVGLDISQHDESYNFVYSED; encoded by the coding sequence ATGAAAAATTCAACAAGTTGGTGGTTTATTCTGGCTTTATTGGTAATTGTTGCCGCTTTAGGAGTAATCATCCCCACGGGAGTTGCTGAAATAGACACTTCAAATCTCGATGCCGGCGATACGGCGTGGATGTTAACCGCAACCGGATTGGTTTTATTAATGACACCCGGTCTCGCATTTTTCTATGGCGGAATGACCCAATCCAGAAACATTATTTCAACCATGCTGCAAAGTTACATTGCCATGGGAATTGTTAGTGTTTTGTGGGTTGTTGTTGGCTTTAGCATTGCGTTTGGCGAAAGTATCGGTGCCGAAGGATTTGGTTTATTCGGTAACCCACTTACCTATTTTATGTTTCGTGGTGTTGGCGGAGGTACACATCCTGATTTTGCCCCTACCTTTCCGTTCGCCGTATTTGCAATGTTCCAGTTAAAATTTGCCATTATAACTCCTGCACTTATTACCGGGTCGTTTGCCGGCCGGGTTCGTTTTAGAGCTTACATGCTGTTTATGGTTTTATTCATCATATTTATTTACGCTCCACTGGCGCACTGGACCTGGCACCCAAACGGATTCCTGCGCAACTGGGGAGTACTTGATTTTGCCGGTGGTACTGTGGTACATATGTCGGCTGGATTTGCAGCACTTGCAGGTGCCATGTTCCTTGGAAGAAGAAAAGATGCCAACAAGGAAATAAAACCGGCAAATATTCCATACATCCTGCTTGGAGCGGGAATGCTTTGGTTCGGATGGTTTGGATTTAATGCCGGATCTGCACTGGCTGCCGACTCCGTTGCTGCATCAGCACTTGTTAATACCAACACTGCATCGGCTGCGGCTATGTTAACGTGGATTTTCTACGATGCCGCACAGGGTAAAAAACCTTCGGCAGTGGGTGCTGCTATCGGGCTGGTTGTAGGTTTGGTTGCCATTACTCCGGCTGCCGGATTTGTAAATGTAGGATCAAGTATATTTATTGGTGTAATTGCAGCAATTATTAGTAACTACGCCATTACACTTCGTACAAAATCGAAACTGGATGATACATTGGATGTTTTCCCGGCTCACGGAATGGGTGGTATTACAGGTATGTTATTTACTGCCGTTTTTGCCAACGAAGTGGGCTTAATTCATGGAGAAGTTACCACTTTCCTATATCACTTGCTAGCCCTTGTAATTGTTGGCGTATTCACTTTCGGAGGTTCAATGTTGATGTATAAAATTACCGATATGATTGTTCCGTTACGTATTTCTCCACATGGAGAGAAAGTTGGGTTGGACATTAGCCAGCACGATGAATCATACAATTTTGTTTACTCAGAAGATTAA
- a CDS encoding Lrp/AsnC ligand binding domain-containing protein, whose amino-acid sequence MKSNDFLEEKPADIDELDEKILKLITKNARIPFLEVARECGVSGAAIHQRVQRLLNIGVVHGSEFVVSPQKLGYNTCAYMGIYLDKAKYHTQVAEALRNIPEVVECHYTTGAYAIFVKIQTKTNKHLKRLIDEQLQDIEGIARTETFISLEQDFKRQVPIK is encoded by the coding sequence ATGAAATCGAATGATTTTTTAGAAGAGAAACCAGCCGATATTGATGAGCTGGATGAAAAGATATTAAAGCTAATTACTAAAAATGCCCGAATACCTTTCCTGGAAGTTGCCCGCGAATGTGGAGTTTCCGGAGCTGCTATTCATCAACGCGTTCAGCGCCTTTTAAATATTGGTGTTGTACATGGTAGTGAATTTGTGGTAAGCCCGCAAAAGTTGGGTTACAATACCTGTGCTTACATGGGAATTTATCTCGACAAGGCAAAATACCACACACAGGTTGCTGAAGCTTTACGAAATATTCCGGAAGTGGTTGAATGTCATTACACAACAGGTGCATATGCTATTTTTGTTAAAATACAAACAAAAACGAACAAGCATTTAAAACGCCTGATTGATGAGCAGCTGCAGGATATTGAGGGAATTGCCCGCACTGAAACATTTATTTCTTTGGAACAGGACTTTAAACGACAAGTACCTATAAAATAA